The Pelodiscus sinensis isolate JC-2024 chromosome 24, ASM4963464v1, whole genome shotgun sequence genomic interval atcCAGTACACTACAGCAGTATTGATTGATAGCTGTTACTGTAATATTTCATAAGCCACAGGATGGAAATGTTTGATTTTAGTTATGAGCACATCAGCTGCCTTTGAATGTACATAATCTCCCAATATCTTGGGTTTCATGTATAGTAATCTTTTACAATGGTTTTTAATTAGTTCTCCTAGTGCATGtttgaatgtatttatttttcaaataacttTAAAATGCACATTGTGCCCTTATAAAGTACAAAACTCCAGAGTACTTGTCCCCAAGGTGTAGTAACACTTTCAGCTGTGAGATTGAGCCTGAGATCTTGTGCACCAGAAGCATGACTCTGCTTCTTGAGCTAAAGGTGTAACTGCAGATAGCCCAAATAGGCTGTAGCCTTTGTAGCTGGCTATGAGAGCGGGATGGAATATTTCATCAGTTTAGTACCTAGCTTGCATGGAGGTAAGAGCCATGGGccagatttacaaaggtatttaTTTAAGTGTGTAACGTTGCAGATTGGCATCTGGTGAGATTTCAGAAATGCCCACCTGTAGCTTTAGACACCAGTTGCTTAGTTCTTCAAAAAAGCTATAATAATTTAAGATTAGGGAAATTATGTAAACTTGAGTATCTGGAACAGAGTAGAGGGGGTTGACTGCAGCACCATCTACAACCGATTTTTGGCGTATCTTTGACCCACTAAGTTGACTATTGTGGCTTGATCTAAGAGCATCAATCCaggctgttgtgtagacacaatCTAATTATCTCCTAAAAACAGTGAAGCGCACATATCAGCTTACTGAGCAttaattagtgtgtgtgtgtgtgtgtgtagagctgTGTTTATTCTAGGTGAGGTAATCTGCATAATGTCATTTGTCTTTAATATCTCTCTCAGACAAAACAGGAGGAAAAAAGTTTTCCAAAGAATTTGAAGAAGCAAGTTCAAAGTTAGAAGAATTTGTAAATGGTTTAGACAAGCAGGTGAAAAATGGCCCCTCACTAATTGAAGTGCTTGAGAATGCTGGTATCTTTTATGAAGCACAGTATAAGGAAGTCAAGGTAGTAGCAAATGTAAGTGCAAAACTTTCCCCAGTAGCAAATATCTTATTGGTATTGCATTACTAATAACAGGACCTAATGAAGTATACAAACTGGTATGATTATGGATTATAGAAATCTGTTAAATCATCAAGCCCTCTTAAAGTAATAACTTGGCTAAAACTTGGGGATATGTATGAAGATAAATGCTAAAATTATTTAGTTCAGTTTTCCAAAATGTCTTCTGAGTCATGCAGATAGATAATCAGGGTTTATCTGCATGTTAAATTTTGTATTAGATAAATGATTGATAAAATCTCCTTGTACTAATGAATGATGTAGAAATTTTGAGTTTAAAAAGAGAGCAGAAATGATGGAGGTCCACTAATGAGCTCATAATTTGACTTATCCTTTTTCTTGTGTTTTGCAAAGTTTTTGCatgtgaagaaggaaaagtttcaTTTATTAGGCTGAGTGTAAAGTTAACTACAAGAAGTTGAATACCTTTAGTAATCAGAGATTGACCTTTGGGTCCTCATTTCTTGAAGCATTAACAAAAATGGATCTGAAAAGATTCTTCCAACAAAAACATTAACTAAATGGAAGAAGTAGTTACATGAATATCCCTTCTGAGGCCTTTGCTCTACCTGTCAGATTGAAAAGTGAAATACATAATGCGGGGGCAGAGTTGAACATGCTGCTATTGATACTATAAATGTTACAAAGATACGTTGTTTTCCTTTAGAAAAAAGGACACCAACTTAAAtatgctttttgtgtgtgtattagGCTTATAAAACATTTGCCAACAGAGTGAGCAATCTAAAGAAAAAATTAGATCAACTGAAAGCAACTCTTCCTGATCCTGAAGAGTCTCCTGTCCCTTCTCCAAGTATGGATGCTCCATCTCCAACTGGTTCTGAGTCCCCTTTCCAGGGAATGGGAGAAGAGGATGTCGTCCAGTCTCCAGTGGTGGAAAGTGAgacatctccctctccccaacctgTTGCAGACAATCGGGATGTGGAGGACATGGAACTGTCCGATGTGGAAGATGACACGTCTAAAATCATTGGTATGTTCTGTGGAAGTAGCCATAAAATAGGCTTATCATTTTATACAATACTGTCTAGGCAAAACAGCTTTTCAAACCTCATTTAGGAGTAAGATGACGAGAAACTTTCCTTCTTTTGGGAACATTGCCAGTGCTCCAGCAAAAACAGGGAAGCTATGATGTTCCTAACTTAAAAAACCTCTCCatgtcctgctgtgaaggcaggggactggactcgatctttcacggtcccttccagttctattttatttatttatagatatagatatagatatatctcCATATATGAGGCTGTGCTTAAATACCTAGCAGTTCAGTAAAGGGCATGAACAATGCCTTTTCCACTGAACCTTTAAATTAGTTTGTGTTAAACCTGGGACACACAGAGAAGCTTGCAGCTCTCACGCCAGAAGAATTCTGTGAAGCATATTGAACATTCCATGTTATCTCTTTTATGTTTGAATTAGTGGAGGAAAGGAAGGAGAAACAGGTTGCTCCTTCTTCAGCACCTGCAAAGACTGAAAGTGTCCCAAAAGCAACACCCTCCATAGTGGTCGCTGCTACACCAGCAGTAACAACTTCAGCTCCGACTCCACCAACTCCCAAGACAGTGAGCACAGTCCCTGTCCCTCCATCGCCAGCACTTGGTCTGCCAAACCTTGCCAATGTTGACCTGGCAAAGATCAGCTCCATTCTTAGCAGCTTGACTTCTGTTATGAAGAATACAGGTGAGGCTCTGAATTGCAGCTTGTGACTGAGTGTTGCTTTTCAGCAGAAACAGGATTCTGCAGTGTACAAGCAATAATTTCCTTGCTCAGatcttttttttgtttctgtacCATTTTAGAAGCAAACCATTGAATTGTAATTCAGTCTGTACTTCAGACAGAGAGCTGTAACTTACTGATACTAAGTGCCCTCTCATATTAGTTTTTAAATCTTCTTtctaagtcagtggttctcaaagtggtgTCCACAGAccatgaccatcttgcaggtgggcttgGGGCGTGGCCCTCCTCTCTAAAGCAGGAAGCCGTCACTGGCACTCCATCCCCATCAttctcttccccatcctcccCCACTGTAAAGTTGGagtaccagctctggcttcccgcTGCAGGGGCATGGAGGGAGGCGAATCTCATGGGCAGGATCCAGCTTGGAAGCTTATCCCACTGCTGCCATTGGCTGGAATCCTAGCctatgggagtggcaggaggcagagtCAAGTAagtgcccccatcccctccgtgcccagaccctgcacccccaaccccttcacacacacagcttcccaccaagaccctgcatccAACCTCCTACCAgactcccccctcatcccctaaCCCTCACGCTGCTCCTGCAGCCTATCTCCTGGCCAGAACTTGCCCCCTCACCTTCTGCTGcgcccattttgtcatcatgggtggttggctggtggtcagAAGAAAGCTCTGCATTGAACAGGGTGGGCTGTTCCAAGTGATTTAagggcatttgtagtgtggagTTTCAATGTGGAATGTGGTGCTACCCAGGACTATGCACCATAGTGATCTTAGTGTGTCTGTGCTAGGGTTCCTACTGCTAACACTGCAGTGGTGAAGGTGACAGTGTTAGTTGTAGTCAAGGCTTCCACAGCTGCTGTCATTTTTAATCATGTAGGTCTGTGTGATGCTGTTAAATGCTAGAGGCCTCAAGAACCTTAACCACACTAGCACTTTATTATAACTCTGATATTAGTAGCAGTATGCTTGAGCTGTATATTTATCTACTGTTTTCATTGCTCTTTGAAAGTAGCATTTTGTGTTTCTGAGCAGCAAATGTTTTCACCTCAGGGGTCAGTCCTGCATCAAGACCTTCCCCAGGAACCCCAACAAGCCCCACGACTCTTACTAGTGGCCTGAAGACACCTGTTGTGGGGACTCCATCTGGTCCTCCAAATCCATTGGCAAATATTCTTTCCAAagttgaaataactcctgaaagcATTTTGTCAGTTCTCTCCAAAACCCAGACCCAGACTGCACCAACATTGCAAGGTCAGTATATTGTGCAAAAGATGTGGATTTTAAATAAATAGCATCTATATTTGGATGGCAGCATCGCTGTCAAAACATTCTACTGTGTGCGCTTCTGAAACAAGAATTTATCTGGAAGGAAATTAGCTTGTATAGGTAATGCTTTTTCCAAATGTAAGTTACCTTTTGGAAGGTAGTGCATTTAGTATGGGCAAGTAAATTTTGCAACAGATTCAGGGAGTGTGTGTTTAATCTTTTCAAAATCTCTTTAAAATCTGTTAATGTTGGATACCATACTGGAATgttttatatttgctttttttagttGCAACTTTTATGACCTAATTTTAGTCGTTGTAGTACAAATAAcgttaatatttttattagctGAACTTCACCCTGGCTTTTCAGTTTGCCAATTAATTACGTTGAATGTGTTTCCTAAAATCTAATGTTGCATGGAAAAACGTAGCAGAGCAGGGGACCCACAAGTGAGTGCCTCTTGGATTCTTttgctagctctgggagggagttttagtGGTTTGAGCAGGGGGGTTAGGAGTGGAAGACTCCTAGGTTTCTGGGGCGGCGGGGCAGTGGAATTTTCCTCTATTGCTTGCTCATATGATCTTGGTTAATATCACTTCTACGGTTCTGCTTAACTATCTGTTACATGTACATAATGTCTACGTGGCTTATAAAGTATGGCATACGTCTATTGATAAAATAAATTTGAGATCAAAAGCCCTATGGAAATACAAAGTAATTAGTAATATGTAGAGATGGCAAAGTCTCTAACCATTTTGTTGGCTCAGATTTCAGATAGTTTCAAAAATTTAAGTTTGTAGTTTCTCTGCCTACAAAACCAATCACAATGAACGCTTAGCAtgagttttcttttgaaatggtTGTAGGTTACTCTGTCTCTTAAAatatctatttaaaatattttgttttgtttaatctcCAGGTTTGTCATCCTTACTGCAAAGTGTTGCTGGAAATACAGCTCAATCAAGTGAAACAGCATCTCAGAGCACTTCAGCATCACCAGCCAATACAACTGTTTCTTGCGTGAAAGGAAGGAATGTTTCTTCCAATACTCAGTCTTTTATGTCCAAAAATTTTGGTTATTCTCCCAATTCTTCTactgctgaggtctcttcaacTTCTGTTAACAAGGCTCCTGTTGGACATAGCCCAGGGCTTTCAAGTTCTAGTTTTAAACCACCAACAAATTCCCTTGGATTTGCTAGTACCCATCCTACTAGTCCTTCCCTTTTACCAACAGAAACCACATTGAGTCAGTCCTCTGAGATTTCAAAAACAAAGCTGGAGTCAGAACCCACCTCTCCAAGCCTGGAAATGAAGATACACAATTTTTTAAAGGGAAACCCTGGTTTCAGTGGTCTAAACTTGAATATTCCAATTTTAAGCAGTTTAGGGTCCAACATCACATCAGAGAGCCATTCATCTGACTTTCAACGTGCTCCTACCAGCACTTCTATGGATAATGTGGATGGGACACCAGTCCGTGATGAACGCAGTGGAACACCAACCCAAGATGAGATGATGGATAAACCGACATCAAGCAATGTTGACACTATGTCTTTATTATCAAAGATAAGTCCTGGATCTTCTACTCCCAGTAGCACAAGATCCCCTCCTCAGAGCAGAGATGATGGATATCCTCAAGAACTATCTAATTCTGTGCCTGCCTATAGGTCTTTCGGTCTCGGCAGGGATTCTCCAGCCAGCATGTACAAACAGTCCTCCGATAACATGGAAATACCTTCTTCTTTAATGGAGTCTCCTCAGGAGAAGTTTTACCCAGACACATCTTTTCAGGAAGATGAAGATTATCGTGACTTTGAATATTCTGGACCACCACCATCTGCCATCATGAACCTGGAGAAGAAGCCcgcaaaatctattttgaaagcaAGTAAGCTTTCTGATGCTGCAGAGTACCAGCCAGTTCTGTCTAGTTACAGTCAAAGAACACAGGAGTTTAGTGTGAAGTCGTCTTTTCCTCAGTCTATGAGGTCTATTCTTGATCAGAATGAGAGCTGTGATCCACTGTCGTCATCTTCTGGAGTGTACGGAAGTTACGGCCTACGAGCAAATGACTCTGGATCTGATGGTTCCCCTTCGCCTAGTAAGAATGATGTGTTTTTCACACCAGACTCCAATCATAATAATTTATCAAAACCTGTGCTACATTCTGGTCTGTCACAAAAACAGTATCCAGATTCTCCCCATTCACTTCCTCACAGATCACTCTTTTCTCCTCAAAACACTCTTTCAAATCCTGCTGGTAGACCACCCACATCCAGTGTGGAAAAATCTTTAAGTTCTTCCATTTCTGCTACTTCAACAATTGAGTTTAAGAACATGCTTAAAAATGCATCTCGCAAGCCTTCTGAGGAAAAGCATTTTAGCCAGGTTTCTAAAGGTAGCTCACATGAAGGGGTTAGCCTGTCTAGTCTCAGCCAGGCTGGAACCTCTACAGGAGACCAGCAGCAAGAGGAACACTATCGTATAGAAACTAGGGTGTCGTCATCTTGTTTAGACTTGCCTGATAGCACTGAAGAAAAAGGAGCCCCTATAGAAACTCTGGGTTACCATAATGCATCCAGTAGGGGAATGTCAGGCGAACCCATTCAGACAGTAGAATCTATAAGAGTTCTTGGGAAAGGAAATAGAGGACATGGGCGAGAGGCGACCAGAGTAGGCTGGTTTGAGCTGAGTAATACAGGTAATACTTTTGATAATGGGCCCTCGAGTGCTACAGAGCTGCCCACCATGAGTACTGGCAGTGGAATTGCCAGCTTTCAAACACAGTACAAAGAACACGTGCCACAATTTCAGGAGAGTGTAAACAGTTTCAGAACAAATAATTTCAGCACTGCCTTTGAGCGTCACATCCCACCTCCTCCCATAGAGCATGGAACTCCTTTTCAGAGGGAACAAGTTGGTCCACCTGCTGGGCCCTCATCTGCTCCACCCAAGGATCATGGAAGCCTGTTTCCTAGGGATCACTCAGTTCCTTCACACATGTCATCAGTGGATCACACTagtcctttttcaaaagaaaaatcctcTTCACTCTCATTGCCTcatgctgcccctcctccttcttctgtgGAACATAGCGGGGTTCCatttcctactcctccccctccacctctcTCCGTGGAACATGGTGGCGTTCCATTCCCTACCCCGCCGCCACCTGCTGGGGAACATGGTGGCATtccatttcctgcccctcccctcaccgtGGAACATGGTGCTGTCACGTTTTCCAAGGATCACGGTACTATTCATCAAggaacaataaatgtgcattcaGGATCAAGGGAAATTGTGGCCCCAGCTCAGCGAGACCACAGCGGTCCGTCCCTTGGTCGAGTTCGAGAAAATATAGGCCTAACTTCCCTTTCAAGAGATCAGCTTGGGCCAACCCATAGCGTTCCTCCCATTGGCCCACCTCAGAGAGACAATGTAAACCGGAGTGGAATGATGATTAGGCCAGACTTTAGGCCTAGGGAACCTTTCATAAATAGAGACCCATTTCACAGCTTAAAAAGGCCTCGGCCACCTTTTGGAAGGGGCCCTCCATTCTTTTCACCAAAACGCCCATTCTTTCCTCCCAGGTACTGAAACAGACCTGCGTCTCTGTAAGTGAAGGTATTTTGGATATTCTAGAGAGCAGTGGAAGTAGTGCTTTCACTTTTGTTTTTCCTTAAAGGGCCCCATAAcatttttctaaattaaatatgTTCTGGTACTTTTTTtggttgtttatttttttaagccaTCCAGTTGGCATAAATCTAGaaaaatgttttaacaaaaaataagAAATTTCCGAAGAGTATTGCCGTTGAAATAAAACTTATAGTCGTAAAAAATGAATGAATGTGCGATGTTGGGATGTTATTTTTAGCTGATTACCAAATTGTTTTGCCTCACGAGTCCTCTGAACCCATGTCAAAAGAtagaggtgggggaaggaactCTGTTGCTACTATTGAATAACGAAAATAAAGGGTCCAAAATTACAAAGCCTTCCCTGTGGCAATAGAAATATTAACCCTTCCTTGTGCCTTTTGTTTAGGTTTATCAGTCACTTTTTTCACTGATGTCTGCTCAGTCAGTCCCTTGCTATGAAGCCTTGTACATCTCACTGCTTGTCATTTTCCCGCTTTTAGTGGTAGGAATAGGGACAGGGTAGTCAGCAAACAAGGTCAGTTTTTCAGCCCTTCTGTTTACTTTTTCTGCCTTTCTCAGAATGCaaagcggggggtgggggtgggacggACTCTGCTTTTCATGGTTGATGGTTTTTGTCACTGAAGATCTTTTTTCCTAAGTTGGGTTTCAGAAAACAGTCTCTAAACTATGCGTGCTTCCTATCTCCAACTTTACTTCCTTCCTCAACGCAAGAGGGTTATTTTGTGGATTATAAATCAAGTAATGCATTTAAAATAAGTGGATGCAGGAAGGTAGCTAGTGGTAAAACTCAAATCTGTGCTTACACAtttaatgtatacagtgtatatttGAAGCATATGCCTACATACACATGTACAAACTGTATCATCTTTTTTTGTCTTACACCACAGAGATAGGCCAGTTCTAGTAAACTATATTTACTTTTTTGCTAGGAGTATCATTGACTTACATGTACTCTTCACTTTTTGTAATCACACCTTTCATTGTGATTTGTTTGACGTACATAATTCCATGTAAGATATGAGAGAGACCACATGCAGAAATGTGGAACCAGTACCTGACCACTCTTCTGACATGTTCTCATAAATTCTCTTCTGCAGCCATGTGCATAGAGGATGTGTGGAGTTGGAATTACTTTATTTGGTTTTTTTGAGTGAGTAGAATGCAACATATTAGTGTTTGATAAAGGTATGGGGGAAAATTCTATACAAATAACTACAAAATGAGAAAATGGCAGAGCATTTGTGCTTGGGCTGTGTGTTTTATttcacacacactatatatatatatataataggtATGATTCTATTTGCATACAAAAGTAAGTGAATGGAAGATTGTATTGGTGTATTCTGTTGAATGGCCCTGGGTTTGGAAAAAGAATGATGTTATAGTGCCAATGCATAAAAACCTGTTAGTTTTCTAACTTTAGAACAACAGTGTGTGTTCTACTTCATTTTGCAGTCAGCAGCAGATGTTGCTGCTGTTTATCTATAAAGGGTATATTTAGGCATCATCGTGGAATGGTACATCTTGTTGCATGGACTGTTTCAGTTAAACAGAATTCCTGAAAAAGTAACTGCATGTGCAATTCA includes:
- the RPRD2 gene encoding regulation of nuclear pre-mRNA domain-containing protein 2 isoform X2 translates to MAAGGGGSSKASSSSSSSSSSAGALEASLDRKLQSVTNTMESIQGLSSWCLENKRHHSTIVYHWMKWLRRSAFPHRLNLFYLANDVIQNCKRKNAIVFRDTFAEVLPEAAALVKDPSVSKSIERIFKIWEDRNVYPEETILALKEALTSSNPKAALKSKIVAEFRPQSLVDELLFYKRSEDQIELKEKQLSTMRVDVCSTETLKCLKDKTGGKKFSKEFEEASSKLEEFVNGLDKQVKNGPSLIEVLENAGIFYEAQYKEVKVVANAYKTFANRVSNLKKKLDQLKATLPDPEESPVPSPSMDAPSPTGSESPFQGMGEEDVVQSPVVESETSPSPQPVADNRDVEDMELSDVEDDTSKIIVEERKEKQVAPSSAPAKTESVPKATPSIVVAATPAVTTSAPTPPTPKTVSTVPVPPSPALGLPNLANVDLAKISSILSSLTSVMKNTGVSPASRPSPGTPTSPTTLTSGLKTPVVGTPSGPPNPLANILSKVEITPESILSVLSKTQTQTAPTLQGLSSLLQSVAGNTAQSSETASQSTSASPANTTVSCVKGRNVSSNTQSFMSKNFGYSPNSSTAEVSSTSVNKAPVGHSPGLSSSSFKPPTNSLGFASTHPTSPSLLPTETTLSQSSEISKTKLESEPTSPSLEMKIHNFLKGNPGFSGLNLNIPILSSLGSNITSESHSSDFQRAPTSTSMDNVDGTPVRDERSGTPTQDEMMDKPTSSNVDTMSLLSKISPGSSTPSSTRSPPQSRDDGYPQELSNSVPAYRSFGLGRDSPASMYKQSSDNMEIPSSLMESPQEKFYPDTSFQEDEDYRDFEYSGPPPSAIMNLEKKPAKSILKASKLSDAAEYQPVLSSYSQRTQEFSVKSSFPQSMRSILDQNESCDPLSSSSGVYGSYGLRANDSGSDGSPSPSKNDVFFTPDSNHNNLSKPVLHSGLSQKQYPDSPHSLPHRSLFSPQNTLSNPAGRPPTSSVEKSLSSSISATSTIEFKNMLKNASRKPSEEKHFSQVSKGSSHEGVSLSSLSQAGTSTGDQQQEEHYRIETRVSSSCLDLPDSTEEKGAPIETLGYHNASSRGMSGEPIQTVESIRVLGKGNRGHGREATRVGWFELSNTGNTFDNGPSSATELPTMSTGSGIASFQTQYKEHVPQFQESVNSFRTNNFSTAFERHIPPPPIEHGTPFQREQVGPPAGPSSAPPKDHGSLFPRDHSVPSHMSSVDHTSPFSKEKSSSLSLPHAAPPPSSVEHSGVPFPTPPPPPLSVEHGGVPFPTPPPPAGEHGGIPFPAPPLTVEHGAVTFSKDHGTIHQGTINVHSGSREIVAPAQRDHSGPSLGRVRENIGLTSLSRDQLGPTHSVPPIGPPQRDNVNRSGMMIRPDFRPREPFINRDPFHSLKRPRPPFGRGPPFFSPKRPFFPPRY
- the RPRD2 gene encoding regulation of nuclear pre-mRNA domain-containing protein 2 isoform X1 gives rise to the protein MAAGGGGSSKASSSSSSSSSSAGALEASLDRKLQSVTNTMESIQGLSSWCLENKRHHSTIVYHWMKWLRRSAFPHRLNLFYLANDVIQNCKRKNAIVFRDTFAEVLPEAAALVKDPSVSKSIERIFKIWEDRNVYPEETILALKEALSTTFKTQKQQKETLNKQPNKPWKKSQTSSNPKAALKSKIVAEFRPQSLVDELLFYKRSEDQIELKEKQLSTMRVDVCSTETLKCLKDKTGGKKFSKEFEEASSKLEEFVNGLDKQVKNGPSLIEVLENAGIFYEAQYKEVKVVANAYKTFANRVSNLKKKLDQLKATLPDPEESPVPSPSMDAPSPTGSESPFQGMGEEDVVQSPVVESETSPSPQPVADNRDVEDMELSDVEDDTSKIIVEERKEKQVAPSSAPAKTESVPKATPSIVVAATPAVTTSAPTPPTPKTVSTVPVPPSPALGLPNLANVDLAKISSILSSLTSVMKNTGVSPASRPSPGTPTSPTTLTSGLKTPVVGTPSGPPNPLANILSKVEITPESILSVLSKTQTQTAPTLQGLSSLLQSVAGNTAQSSETASQSTSASPANTTVSCVKGRNVSSNTQSFMSKNFGYSPNSSTAEVSSTSVNKAPVGHSPGLSSSSFKPPTNSLGFASTHPTSPSLLPTETTLSQSSEISKTKLESEPTSPSLEMKIHNFLKGNPGFSGLNLNIPILSSLGSNITSESHSSDFQRAPTSTSMDNVDGTPVRDERSGTPTQDEMMDKPTSSNVDTMSLLSKISPGSSTPSSTRSPPQSRDDGYPQELSNSVPAYRSFGLGRDSPASMYKQSSDNMEIPSSLMESPQEKFYPDTSFQEDEDYRDFEYSGPPPSAIMNLEKKPAKSILKASKLSDAAEYQPVLSSYSQRTQEFSVKSSFPQSMRSILDQNESCDPLSSSSGVYGSYGLRANDSGSDGSPSPSKNDVFFTPDSNHNNLSKPVLHSGLSQKQYPDSPHSLPHRSLFSPQNTLSNPAGRPPTSSVEKSLSSSISATSTIEFKNMLKNASRKPSEEKHFSQVSKGSSHEGVSLSSLSQAGTSTGDQQQEEHYRIETRVSSSCLDLPDSTEEKGAPIETLGYHNASSRGMSGEPIQTVESIRVLGKGNRGHGREATRVGWFELSNTGNTFDNGPSSATELPTMSTGSGIASFQTQYKEHVPQFQESVNSFRTNNFSTAFERHIPPPPIEHGTPFQREQVGPPAGPSSAPPKDHGSLFPRDHSVPSHMSSVDHTSPFSKEKSSSLSLPHAAPPPSSVEHSGVPFPTPPPPPLSVEHGGVPFPTPPPPAGEHGGIPFPAPPLTVEHGAVTFSKDHGTIHQGTINVHSGSREIVAPAQRDHSGPSLGRVRENIGLTSLSRDQLGPTHSVPPIGPPQRDNVNRSGMMIRPDFRPREPFINRDPFHSLKRPRPPFGRGPPFFSPKRPFFPPRY